A DNA window from Trypanosoma brucei brucei TREU927 chromosome 10, whole genome shotgun sequence contains the following coding sequences:
- a CDS encoding intraflagellar transport protein component, putative: MTDAPRVTIAADGEETSNGPTAGAGLREHPPKILFNVCRRELFHPNKGYKQLTRRLRQFCTVDVNKEDISMDRLAPYDIVVFGSPQERLSTEDLSVIREYVQQGGSVIMLFGDGHGGRYSYLNGTLEEWTGITLNEDCVVRTVMNKYLHPKEVCVVNGITNRAINKAAGKNVPGVTGYQGYRTGFAMGGTAPFGNRGAPTTLNRTATAGALGNAATTVAAMAMQQQLVDEAAAEAPTNLTFVYPHGLSFNVNRSAVPILSSGFMAYPLNRPIAVVWENSDEAEHNGRRKRGKLLLVGTGLLLEDSWLGKEENELLSTVLFDYMNHHIKLNQIDADEPDITDYHHVPDIASLSERLRVAVEQQEELPRDFTKLFQIETFKLDTDMIPEVVEAYEKLNVKQEPLTLIPPEFLTPLPPVKPAVFEPTHRDPMQPALDLFDLDEEFAPDKVRLSQLTNKCKAEDVHFYILQASEILGVTKKLRSPRNRDPRALLDHVFRHVMQYKMSTAGPRNSSASGLDGMNADTNAAAAAAAGSMMRVIRVLTNENGNKDATPFDNNVPWMLEIRADFGSGDITGKLTLQESSDQFPAQEALLEGTIRPPGEREYPMEYGTALRGAAGEQVFFVFLAILQGNSLRGVCEVAGGVNNSRHFVYEIEEL, encoded by the coding sequence ATGACGGATGCCCCAAGGGTCACTATTGCGGCCGATGGCGAGGAAACGTCGAATGGTCCAACGGCGGGTGCCGGGTTGAGGGAGCATCCACCAAAGATACTCTTCAACGTTTGCAGAAGGGAGTTATTTCACCCAAACAAGGGGTACAAGCAGTTGACGCGGCGGCTCCGGCAGTTTTGTACGGTAGATGTTAACAAGGAGGATATCAGCATGGATCGTCTCGCGCCGTATGATATTGTTGTCTTCGGCTCACCCCAAGAGAGGTTGAGTACGGAGGATCTTTCGGTTATTCGGGAATACGTTCAGCAGGGCGGTTCTGTTATTATGCTCTTCGGAGATGGCCACGGGGGCCGCTACTCATACCTCAACGGCACGTTGGAGGAGTGGACTGGTATTACACTCAATGAGGATTGCGTGGTTCGTACGGTCATGAACAAGTACCTTCACCCTAAGGAGGTTTGTGTTGTCAATGGTATAACAAACCGGGCTATCAACAAAGCGGCAGGTAAAAATGTTCCTGGAGTCACCGGCTACCAGGGCTACCGCACGGGTTTTGCCATGGGCGGCACCGCCCCGTTTGGAAACCGCGGCGCCCCAACGACGCTCAACCGCACTGCTACGGCTGGTGCTCTCGGCAACGCGGCAACGACGGTCGCAGCAATGGCTATGCAGCAACAACTAGTGGACGAGGCTGCAGCGGAGGCTCCAACTAACTTAACTTTTGTCTACCCGCACGGTTTGAGTTTCAATGTCAACCGTTCCGCAGTGCCAATTCTTAGCAGTGGTTTCATGGCGTACCCACTTAACCGTCCCATTGCCGTTGTATGGGAAAATAGTGATGAGGCGGAGCACAATGGGCGAAGGAAGCGAGGCAAACTGCTCCTCGTTGGTACCGGTCTCCTTCTTGAGGACTCTTGGcttggaaaagaagaaaatgagctGTTATCTACTGTTCTCTTTGACTATATGAACCATCATATTAAATTAAACCAAATCGATGCTGATGAGCCCGATATAACGGACTACCATCACGTACCTGATATTGCATCCCTTTCGGAGCGGCTGCGTGTTGCTGTCGAGCAGCAGGAGGAACTCCCACGTGATTTCACTAAATTATTCCAAATCGAGACATTTAAACTTGATACAGATATGATTCCAGAGGTTGTTGAGGCGTATGAGAAACTTAACGTGAAGCAGGAGCCTCTGACACTTATCCCCCCGGAATTCTTAACACCTTTGCCACCCGTCAAACCTGCTGTCTTTGAACCAACACATCGCGACCCTATGCAGCCGGCTTTGGATCTTTTCGACCTGGACGAAGAGTTTGCCCCTGATAAAGTGCGGTTGAGCCAGTTGACCAACAAATGTAAGGCAGAGGATGTTCACTTTTACATTCTTCAGGCGTCGGAGATCCTTGGTGTCACGAAGAAATTACGGAGTCCACGAAACCGCGACCCTCGTGCACTTTTAGACCACGTGTTCCGTCATGTGATGCAGTATAAGATGAGTACAGCAGGCCCGAGGAATTCATCAGCCAGTGGGTTAGATGGGATGAACGCGGATACGAAtgctgcggctgcggctgcggctgGAAGTATGATGAGAGTCATTCGGGTGCTAACCAATGAGAATGGAAATAAGGATGCAACACCCTTCGATAACAACGTCCCGTGGATGCTGGAAATCCGGGCGGACTTTGGTAGCGGTGACATTACAGGAAAACTGACACTACAGGAGTCGTCCGACCAATTCCCCGCCCAGGAAGCCCTCCTTGAAGGAACCATCAGGCCCCCTGGTGAGAGGGAATACCCAATGGAGTACGGCACGGCGCTGCGTGGTGCGGCGGGTGAGCAGGTATTCTTTGTGTTCCTTGCTATACTTCAGGGAAATTCACTGCGCGGTGTATGTGAAGTAGCAGGAGGTGTTAACAATTCGCGCCATTTCGTCTATGAAATTGAGGAGCTTTGA